The Blastococcus sp. HT6-4 genome window below encodes:
- a CDS encoding ABC transporter ATP-binding protein — translation MSNPDAPEGAVVRMAGVDVVRGQNHLLKGVDWVVEEDQRWVVLGPNGAGKTTLLQLAAAQLHPTRGEVRLLGETLGAVDVFELRPRIGLTSASLAQRIEPAERTGDIVVSAGYAVVGRWREQYDVHDLTRAAVLMEQWGVAPFANRPFGTLSEGERKRTQIARALMPDPELLLLDEPGAGLDLAGREDLVARLSDLARYHYAPAQVLVTHHVEEIPPGYTHALLLREGGIVAAGAADDVLTAEVLSETFGLSLSLTRTDGRFTARRAG, via the coding sequence GTGTCGAACCCTGACGCCCCCGAGGGGGCGGTCGTACGGATGGCCGGAGTCGACGTCGTCCGGGGGCAGAACCACCTGCTCAAGGGCGTCGACTGGGTGGTCGAGGAGGACCAGCGCTGGGTGGTGCTCGGTCCGAACGGGGCGGGCAAGACCACGCTGCTGCAGCTCGCCGCGGCGCAGCTGCACCCCACCCGCGGCGAGGTGCGGCTGCTCGGCGAGACACTCGGCGCCGTCGACGTCTTCGAGCTGCGGCCGCGGATCGGCCTCACCAGCGCCTCGCTGGCCCAGCGCATCGAGCCGGCCGAGCGCACCGGCGACATCGTCGTGTCCGCCGGCTACGCCGTGGTCGGCCGGTGGCGGGAGCAGTACGACGTCCACGACCTGACGCGGGCGGCGGTGCTCATGGAGCAGTGGGGGGTTGCCCCGTTCGCCAACCGGCCGTTCGGCACTCTCAGCGAGGGCGAGCGGAAGCGGACGCAGATCGCCCGCGCGCTGATGCCCGACCCGGAGCTGCTGCTGCTCGACGAGCCCGGCGCGGGCCTGGACCTGGCCGGCCGCGAGGACCTGGTCGCCCGGCTGTCGGATCTCGCGAGGTACCACTACGCGCCCGCCCAGGTGCTGGTCACCCACCACGTCGAGGAGATCCCGCCCGGCTACACCCACGCCCTGCTCCTGCGTGAGGGCGGGATCGTCGCGGCCGGGGCGGCCGACGACGTGCTCACCGCCGAGGTGCTCTCGGAGACCTTCGGGCTGTCGCTGTCGCTGACGCGGACCGACGGTCGGTTCACCGCCCGCCGGGCCGGCTGA
- a CDS encoding ABC transporter ATP-binding protein yields MTAVSARVPGPTGLRERPGVPIRLDGLTRRYGSVVALDGLDLDIVGGEFLALLGPSGCGKTTALRAIAGFAQPDSGRVLVGGRDVTGVPASKRDMGMVFQAYSLFPNLTVAENVAFGLRVRRRAKSEQTARAAELLELVGLADRATRYPHQLSGGQQQRVALARALAVSPQVLLLDEPLSALDAQVRVQLREEIRRIQLELGITTVFVTHDQAEALSVADRVGVMRSGRLEQVASPDELYERPATAFVAEFVGTMNRLPATLAGGEVHLLGTRRPLAGAAPSPGPVVALVRPESLVVRADPAGDGRVVTRTFSGAVTRVLVALPGAVEARVDVASAESQSLTPGATVTVTPADRPVLVAPVEPEGAGRAGA; encoded by the coding sequence ATGACCGCCGTCTCCGCGCGGGTGCCCGGGCCGACCGGCCTCCGGGAGCGCCCCGGGGTGCCCATCCGGCTGGACGGGCTGACCCGTCGTTACGGCTCCGTCGTCGCGCTCGACGGCCTGGACCTCGACATCGTCGGGGGCGAGTTCCTCGCCCTGCTGGGGCCCTCGGGCTGCGGCAAGACGACGGCGCTGCGGGCGATCGCCGGCTTCGCCCAGCCCGACTCCGGGCGGGTGCTCGTCGGGGGCCGGGACGTCACCGGGGTGCCGGCCAGCAAGCGCGACATGGGCATGGTGTTCCAGGCCTACAGCCTGTTCCCCAACCTGACGGTGGCCGAGAACGTCGCGTTCGGGCTGCGGGTCCGGCGGCGCGCGAAGTCGGAGCAGACCGCCCGGGCGGCGGAGCTGCTGGAGCTGGTGGGGCTCGCCGACCGCGCCACCCGCTACCCCCACCAGCTCTCCGGGGGGCAGCAGCAGCGGGTCGCGCTGGCCCGGGCGCTGGCCGTGTCGCCGCAGGTGCTCCTCCTCGACGAGCCGCTCTCCGCGCTCGACGCGCAGGTGCGGGTGCAGCTGCGCGAGGAGATCCGCCGCATCCAGCTGGAGCTGGGCATCACGACCGTGTTCGTCACGCACGACCAGGCGGAGGCGCTGTCGGTCGCCGACCGGGTGGGGGTCATGCGGTCCGGCCGGCTCGAGCAGGTGGCCTCGCCCGACGAGTTGTACGAGCGCCCGGCCACCGCCTTCGTCGCCGAGTTCGTGGGCACGATGAACCGGCTGCCGGCCACGCTCGCGGGGGGAGAGGTGCACCTGCTCGGCACCCGCCGGCCCCTCGCCGGCGCGGCGCCGTCCCCCGGCCCGGTGGTGGCGCTGGTGCGGCCCGAGTCCCTGGTCGTGCGGGCCGACCCGGCAGGTGACGGGCGGGTGGTGACCCGCACGTTCTCCGGTGCCGTCACCCGCGTGCTGGTCGCGCTGCCCGGCGCGGTGGAGGCGCGCGTCGACGTCGCCAGCGCCGAGAGCCAGTCGCTGACCCCCGGGGCCACCGTCACGGTGACCCCTGCCGACCGCCCGGTGCTGGTCGCCCCGGTCGAGCCGGAGGGCGCCGGGCGGGCCGGGGCGTAG
- a CDS encoding response regulator transcription factor, translating to MSLRLVLADDNYLVREGVRRLLDEGDEVTTVGTAASAPELLLRVRELLPDVVLTDIRMPPTFTTDGITAALRLRAEHPGVGVVVLSQHADASYASALFGQGTAGLAYLLKDRVGDRDELIRALEAVHTGGSVVDPQVVDALLAAGRRTARSPVRDLSAREIDVLRGMAEGRTNGAIAAALHVSESAVSKHVASIFAKLGLHGSPDTDRRVRAVLTWVEHRADPP from the coding sequence GTGAGCCTGCGGCTCGTCCTCGCCGACGACAACTACCTGGTGCGGGAGGGCGTGCGGCGGCTGCTCGACGAGGGGGACGAGGTCACGACGGTCGGCACGGCCGCCAGCGCGCCCGAGCTGCTGCTGCGTGTCCGGGAGCTGCTCCCCGACGTCGTGCTGACCGACATCCGCATGCCCCCGACGTTCACGACCGACGGCATCACCGCCGCGCTGCGGCTGCGCGCCGAGCACCCGGGCGTAGGGGTGGTCGTGCTCTCCCAGCACGCCGATGCCTCGTACGCGTCCGCGCTGTTCGGGCAGGGCACCGCTGGGCTGGCCTACCTGCTCAAGGACCGGGTCGGCGACCGGGACGAGCTCATCCGGGCCCTGGAGGCCGTCCACACCGGCGGCTCCGTGGTGGACCCGCAGGTCGTCGATGCCCTGCTGGCCGCGGGCCGGCGGACCGCCCGCTCCCCCGTGCGGGACCTCTCCGCCCGTGAGATCGACGTCCTGCGCGGCATGGCGGAGGGACGCACGAACGGCGCCATCGCCGCGGCCCTCCACGTGTCGGAATCCGCCGTGAGCAAGCACGTGGCATCGATCTTCGCCAAGCTCGGGCTGCACGGCTCACCCGACACCGACCGGCGGGTCCGCGCGGTGCTCACCTGGGTGGAGCACCGGGCGGATCCCCCCTGA
- a CDS encoding electron transfer flavoprotein subunit beta/FixA family protein gives MNIVVLVKQVPDSGSERKLDPADNTVARASADNVINEMDEYAIEEALTIKEAQGGEVTVLTVGPDSATDAIRKALSMGADKAVHVVDDAIHGSCAVQTSAVIAAALGQMEYDLVLCGAEATDAQLSVMPALIAERLGLPQLSGARKVTIEGGTAKVERQTDGGFWALEAPLPAIISTWDTINEPRYPSFKGIMAAKKKPVETKSLADLGVDAGSVGLASATSKVLDFAGRPPKGEGVKVTDEGDGAQKFVDFLASQKIV, from the coding sequence ATGAACATCGTCGTTCTTGTCAAGCAGGTCCCGGACTCGGGAAGTGAGCGCAAGCTGGACCCGGCCGACAACACCGTCGCCCGTGCGTCCGCCGACAACGTGATCAACGAGATGGACGAGTACGCCATCGAGGAGGCGCTCACCATCAAGGAGGCGCAGGGCGGCGAGGTCACCGTCCTGACCGTGGGCCCCGACTCCGCCACCGACGCCATCCGCAAGGCGCTGTCCATGGGCGCCGACAAGGCCGTGCACGTCGTCGACGACGCCATCCACGGCTCGTGCGCGGTGCAGACCTCGGCGGTCATCGCCGCGGCGCTGGGCCAGATGGAGTACGACCTCGTGCTCTGCGGCGCGGAGGCCACCGACGCGCAGCTGTCGGTCATGCCCGCCCTGATCGCCGAGCGCCTCGGCCTCCCGCAGCTGTCCGGTGCCCGCAAGGTCACCATCGAGGGCGGCACGGCGAAGGTCGAGCGGCAGACCGACGGCGGCTTCTGGGCCCTCGAGGCGCCGCTGCCGGCGATCATCTCGACCTGGGACACGATCAACGAGCCGCGCTACCCCTCGTTCAAGGGGATCATGGCCGCGAAGAAGAAGCCGGTCGAGACCAAGTCGCTGGCCGACCTCGGCGTCGACGCCGGCAGCGTGGGTCTGGCGAGCGCCACCAGCAAGGTGCTCGACTTCGCCGGCCGCCCGCCGAAGGGCGAGGGCGTCAAGGTGACCGACGAGGGCGACGGCGCGCAGAAGTTCGTCGACTTCCTCGCCAGCCAGAAGATCGTCTGA
- a CDS encoding enoyl-CoA hydratase-related protein, whose protein sequence is MAEPEFVTLQVEDGVGTIRLDRPKMNAIDEQLHLEVRAAALEAGERDDVRAVVIYGGERVFAAGADIKAMSQLDAGGMTAWGRELQESFRTVAHIPKPVIAAITGYALGGGYELALCADFRVLGASAKIGQPEILLGIIPGAGGTQRLARLVGPARAKDLVFTGRHVGAEEAREMGLADAVVPDAEVYETALAMARKLAAGPPLALAAAKRAIDGGLDRSLDEGLALETELFAGLFDTEDQATGMRSFLESGPGKATFTGR, encoded by the coding sequence ATGGCCGAGCCCGAGTTCGTGACCCTGCAGGTCGAGGACGGAGTCGGCACCATCCGGCTCGACCGCCCGAAGATGAACGCGATCGACGAGCAGCTGCACCTGGAGGTGCGGGCCGCCGCGCTGGAGGCTGGCGAGCGCGACGACGTCCGGGCCGTGGTGATCTACGGCGGGGAGCGGGTGTTCGCCGCCGGCGCCGACATCAAGGCCATGTCCCAGCTGGATGCCGGGGGCATGACCGCGTGGGGCCGGGAGCTGCAGGAGTCGTTCCGGACGGTCGCCCACATCCCGAAGCCGGTCATCGCCGCGATCACCGGCTACGCCCTGGGCGGCGGCTACGAGCTGGCGCTGTGCGCCGACTTCCGGGTGCTCGGCGCCTCCGCGAAGATCGGCCAGCCCGAGATCCTGCTCGGCATCATCCCCGGCGCGGGCGGCACCCAGCGGCTGGCCCGCCTGGTCGGCCCGGCCCGGGCCAAGGACCTGGTCTTCACCGGCCGGCACGTCGGCGCGGAGGAGGCCCGGGAGATGGGGCTCGCCGACGCCGTCGTCCCCGACGCCGAGGTCTACGAGACGGCGCTGGCGATGGCCCGGAAGCTCGCCGCGGGCCCGCCCCTGGCGCTCGCGGCCGCGAAGCGGGCGATCGACGGGGGGCTGGACCGCAGCCTCGACGAGGGCCTGGCGCTCGAGACCGAGCTGTTCGCCGGGCTCTTCGACACCGAGGACCAGGCCACCGGCATGCGCTCGTTCCTGGAGAGCGGCCCCGGCAAGGCCACGTTCACCGGCCGCTGA
- a CDS encoding VOC family protein, translated as MAVLRVVPDLTSADLDAARRFYGDVLGLEPVMDHGWIVTLADPATGSRQISLVSHDATAPVVPVVSVEVDDVDAAHAAAVASGAEIVHPLTDEPWGVRRFFVRDPDGNVLNVLGHP; from the coding sequence ATGGCAGTCCTCCGGGTGGTCCCCGATCTCACGAGCGCCGACCTCGACGCGGCGCGCCGGTTCTACGGCGACGTGCTCGGGCTGGAACCGGTGATGGACCACGGGTGGATCGTGACCCTCGCCGACCCGGCCACGGGGAGCCGCCAGATCAGCCTCGTGTCCCACGACGCGACAGCCCCGGTCGTCCCGGTGGTGTCCGTGGAGGTCGACGACGTCGACGCCGCCCATGCCGCCGCCGTCGCCTCCGGCGCGGAGATCGTGCACCCCCTGACGGACGAGCCCTGGGGGGTGCGCCGCTTCTTCGTCCGCGATCCCGACGGCAACGTGCTCAACGTCCTGGGCCACCCCTGA
- a CDS encoding PLP-dependent cysteine synthase family protein has product MTPSDPADVDRSDPAGRAWVDRAVAAVEADARRSADTHLLVYPLPPEWGIDLYLKDESTHPTGSLKHRLARSLFLYGLCSGQITEGSTVVESSSGSTAVSEAYFARMLGLPFVAVMPRSTSPEKIALIEFHGGVCHFVDHAPDMYEEARRLAAECGGHYLDQFTYAERATDWRGNNNIAESVFEQLAAERHPVPEWVVVGAGTGGTSATIGRYIRYRRHPTRLAVVDPENSAFLPGYASGDAGRTTGTPSRIEGIGRPRVEPSFVPTIVDRMIGVPDAASLAAMRHLERVTGRRAGGSTGTNLWGAFGLVAEMLAAGRRGSVVTLLCDGGERYARTYYSDEWVAAQGLDLAPHTETLRHFAAAGEWTASRWSRA; this is encoded by the coding sequence GTGACTCCCTCCGACCCCGCCGACGTCGACCGCTCGGACCCGGCCGGACGGGCGTGGGTCGACCGGGCCGTGGCCGCGGTCGAGGCCGACGCCCGGCGCAGCGCCGACACCCACCTGCTGGTCTACCCGCTCCCGCCGGAGTGGGGCATCGACCTCTACCTCAAGGACGAGTCGACGCATCCGACCGGCAGCCTCAAGCACCGGCTGGCCCGGTCGCTGTTCCTCTACGGGTTGTGCTCCGGGCAGATCACCGAGGGCAGCACGGTCGTCGAGTCCTCCAGCGGGTCGACGGCGGTCAGCGAGGCCTACTTCGCGCGGATGCTCGGCCTGCCGTTCGTCGCGGTCATGCCGCGGTCGACCAGCCCGGAGAAGATCGCGCTGATCGAGTTCCACGGGGGCGTGTGCCACTTCGTGGACCACGCGCCGGACATGTACGAGGAGGCCCGCCGGCTGGCGGCCGAGTGCGGCGGGCACTACCTCGACCAGTTCACCTACGCCGAGCGGGCCACCGACTGGCGCGGGAACAACAACATCGCCGAGTCCGTCTTCGAGCAGCTCGCGGCGGAGCGGCACCCGGTCCCGGAGTGGGTCGTCGTGGGTGCCGGCACGGGCGGCACGAGCGCCACCATCGGCCGCTACATCCGCTACCGCCGGCACCCCACCCGGCTGGCGGTCGTGGATCCGGAGAACTCGGCCTTTCTCCCCGGCTACGCGTCCGGGGACGCCGGCCGGACGACCGGGACGCCGTCGCGGATCGAGGGCATCGGCCGCCCGCGGGTGGAGCCGTCGTTCGTGCCCACGATCGTCGACCGGATGATCGGGGTGCCCGACGCCGCCTCGCTGGCCGCGATGCGGCACCTCGAGCGGGTGACCGGCCGCCGGGCCGGCGGATCGACGGGCACGAACCTGTGGGGGGCCTTCGGCCTGGTGGCCGAGATGCTCGCCGCGGGCCGGCGCGGCAGCGTGGTCACGCTGCTGTGCGACGGCGGCGAGCGGTACGCCCGCACGTACTACTCCGACGAGTGGGTGGCGGCGCAGGGGCTCGACCTGGCCCCGCACACCGAGACGCTGCGGCACTTCGCCGCGGCGGGGGAGTGGACGGCGTCCCGCTGGAGCCGGGCGTGA
- a CDS encoding RGCVC family protein produces the protein MISAPPRPARHVQSVAEGACPACPHALDAHDRISLRYCRASAGHATTRGCVCPRA, from the coding sequence ATGATCTCCGCCCCGCCCCGCCCCGCCCGCCACGTGCAGAGCGTCGCGGAGGGCGCCTGCCCGGCCTGCCCGCACGCGCTGGACGCGCACGACCGGATCTCGCTGCGGTACTGCCGGGCCAGCGCGGGGCACGCCACCACCCGAGGGTGCGTCTGCCCACGGGCATGA
- a CDS encoding ABC transporter permease: MTLLAENVAGAGGVEPETPQRRGRRGRRGAGAWRYAVLAVLGLYFLVPIAASVWFTVRDRGRGGFSGRVYAGIPGAEGFAEAFTRSLALGALTVVLVLLLMVPTVVLVELRLPRLRTTVELLTLMPLVLPPIALVVGVRSVLAWAPEHFYGTALAEAFFALQEPALPWILVFVYVVLALPFVYRALDAGVRGAGLRTLTEAARNLGASWPRVLVSVVLPALRTSVLNASFLTLALVLGEYTIAAILGFETFPTWIVRISGSQPQLSVAVSVLSLVVTWVLLLMISALDRRRGTKESS; the protein is encoded by the coding sequence ATGACCCTGCTCGCCGAGAACGTCGCCGGTGCCGGCGGCGTCGAACCGGAGACGCCGCAGCGCCGCGGTCGCCGCGGCCGCCGCGGGGCGGGGGCCTGGCGGTACGCCGTCCTCGCCGTCCTGGGCCTGTACTTCCTGGTGCCGATCGCGGCGTCGGTGTGGTTCACCGTGCGCGACCGCGGGCGCGGCGGGTTCAGCGGCCGGGTCTACGCCGGCATCCCCGGCGCCGAGGGCTTCGCGGAGGCGTTCACGCGGTCGCTGGCCCTCGGCGCCCTCACCGTCGTCCTGGTCCTGCTGCTCATGGTGCCGACCGTCGTGCTGGTCGAGCTGCGGCTGCCACGGCTGCGCACGACGGTCGAGCTGCTCACCCTCATGCCGCTCGTGCTGCCCCCGATCGCCCTCGTCGTCGGGGTGCGCAGCGTGCTGGCCTGGGCGCCGGAGCACTTCTACGGGACGGCGCTGGCCGAGGCGTTCTTCGCGCTCCAGGAGCCCGCGCTGCCGTGGATCCTCGTCTTCGTCTACGTCGTCCTCGCCCTGCCGTTCGTCTACCGGGCCCTCGACGCCGGCGTGCGCGGGGCCGGGTTGCGCACGCTCACCGAGGCCGCTCGCAACCTCGGGGCCTCGTGGCCGCGGGTGCTGGTCTCGGTGGTGCTGCCGGCGTTGCGCACCTCGGTGCTCAACGCCTCGTTCCTGACCCTCGCCCTGGTCCTCGGCGAGTACACGATCGCCGCGATCCTGGGCTTCGAGACCTTCCCGACGTGGATCGTCCGCATCTCGGGCTCCCAGCCCCAGCTGTCGGTGGCGGTCTCCGTGCTGTCGCTGGTCGTCACCTGGGTGCTGCTGCTGATGATCTCCGCGCTGGACCGCCGGCGCGGCACGAAGGAGAGCTCATGA
- a CDS encoding extracellular solute-binding protein, whose translation MRRSTLRTTIAVVTAGLTLTACGSGGDAGSGSGGGDGSDAATATSVEDFGGMDALVEAAQAEGELNVIALPPDWANYGEMLETFSEKYDIEINSASPDGSSQDELNAVESQKGQDRAPDVLDLGTAFARQAQAQGLTAPYQVQTWGEIPEDQKDPEGHWYNDYGGYISIGCNASVVDECPTTFADLLDPQYAGQVALNGNPTQAAAAFSGVWAASLANGGSLDEIGPGIDFFGRIKDVGNFNPVEITPATIQSGETPISIDWDYLNAGLTETLADQGVEWEVAVPSDGLFGSYYSQAISKFAPHPAAARLWQEFLYSDEGQNIWLNGGARPVRLPAMEEAGTADADALAALPEVQGTAKFPTEEQQTAAQAVVAERWNAEMSG comes from the coding sequence GTGCGACGAAGCACCCTGCGGACCACGATCGCGGTGGTCACCGCTGGGCTGACCCTGACCGCCTGCGGCTCCGGCGGCGACGCCGGCTCCGGCTCGGGCGGGGGCGACGGCAGCGACGCCGCGACCGCGACCTCGGTGGAGGACTTCGGCGGCATGGACGCCCTCGTCGAGGCCGCGCAGGCCGAGGGCGAGCTCAACGTGATCGCGCTGCCCCCGGACTGGGCCAACTACGGCGAGATGCTCGAGACCTTCAGCGAGAAGTACGACATCGAGATCAACAGCGCCAGCCCCGACGGTTCCAGCCAGGACGAGCTCAACGCCGTCGAGAGCCAGAAGGGCCAGGACCGCGCGCCCGACGTGCTGGACCTCGGCACCGCGTTCGCCCGCCAGGCGCAGGCGCAGGGCCTCACGGCGCCGTACCAGGTGCAGACCTGGGGTGAGATCCCCGAGGACCAGAAGGACCCCGAGGGCCACTGGTACAACGACTACGGCGGCTACATCTCCATCGGCTGCAACGCCTCGGTCGTCGACGAGTGCCCGACGACGTTCGCCGATCTGCTCGACCCGCAGTACGCCGGTCAGGTGGCCCTCAACGGCAACCCGACCCAGGCGGCGGCGGCCTTCAGCGGGGTCTGGGCGGCGTCCCTGGCCAACGGCGGCAGCCTGGACGAGATCGGCCCGGGGATCGACTTCTTCGGCCGGATCAAGGACGTCGGCAACTTCAATCCCGTCGAGATCACCCCGGCCACCATCCAGAGCGGCGAGACGCCGATCTCGATCGACTGGGACTACCTCAACGCCGGGCTCACCGAGACCCTCGCCGACCAGGGCGTCGAGTGGGAGGTGGCCGTGCCCTCCGACGGCCTGTTCGGCAGCTACTACAGCCAGGCGATCAGCAAGTTCGCGCCGCACCCGGCCGCGGCCCGGCTGTGGCAGGAGTTCCTCTACAGCGATGAGGGACAGAACATCTGGCTGAACGGCGGCGCCCGGCCGGTCCGGCTGCCTGCGATGGAGGAGGCCGGCACGGCCGACGCCGACGCGCTGGCCGCGCTGCCCGAGGTCCAGGGGACGGCGAAGTTCCCGACCGAGGAGCAACAGACCGCGGCGCAGGCGGTCGTCGCCGAGCGCTGGAACGCGGAGATGTCCGGCTGA
- a CDS encoding ABC transporter permease subunit, with protein MLVVLGALPFLLYIAVFLVLPIGVLAVEAFRATDPVTFEETWSTASVEAITDGAYRRAYVGSLQLSLITAVIGAALGLALAIAVLRARRGRLLRRLVLTASGVLANFGGIPLAFAFIATIGGNAGVVTALLTDTLGLGLGGFSLYSMTGLALVYLYFLIPLMVLTIIPALEALRPQWREAADNLGATGWQYWRYVGGPVLLPPVLGATMLLFASAFAAYATARALVGSSIPLVTLQIADALSSNVVVGSENVGKALALGMVVLIGLVMVFYAWVQRRTQRWLT; from the coding sequence GTGCTCGTCGTCCTGGGGGCGCTGCCCTTCCTGCTCTACATCGCCGTGTTCCTGGTCCTCCCGATCGGCGTGCTCGCCGTGGAGGCGTTCCGGGCGACCGACCCGGTCACCTTCGAGGAGACCTGGTCCACGGCCTCGGTCGAGGCGATCACCGACGGCGCCTACCGGCGGGCCTACGTCGGGAGCCTGCAGCTGTCGCTGATCACCGCGGTCATCGGCGCGGCGCTGGGCCTGGCCCTGGCGATCGCCGTGCTCCGGGCCCGCCGCGGCCGGCTGCTGCGCCGGCTGGTGCTCACCGCCTCCGGCGTCCTGGCCAACTTCGGCGGCATCCCGCTCGCCTTCGCCTTCATCGCCACGATCGGTGGCAACGCCGGGGTGGTGACCGCGCTGCTCACCGACACCCTCGGCCTCGGGCTGGGCGGCTTCTCGCTGTACTCCATGACCGGCCTGGCGCTGGTCTACCTGTACTTCCTGATCCCGCTCATGGTGCTGACGATCATCCCGGCACTGGAGGCGCTGCGGCCGCAGTGGCGCGAGGCGGCGGACAACCTGGGCGCCACCGGCTGGCAGTACTGGCGCTACGTGGGCGGCCCGGTGCTCCTGCCGCCGGTCCTCGGCGCCACGATGCTGCTGTTCGCGTCGGCCTTCGCGGCGTACGCCACGGCCCGGGCGCTCGTCGGCAGCAGCATCCCGCTGGTCACCCTGCAGATCGCCGACGCCCTGTCGAGCAACGTCGTCGTCGGGTCGGAGAACGTGGGCAAGGCCCTGGCGCTGGGCATGGTCGTGCTCATCGGCCTGGTGATGGTCTTCTACGCCTGGGTGCAGCGCCGGACCCAGCGGTGGCTGACATGA
- a CDS encoding electron transfer flavoprotein subunit alpha/FixB family protein has protein sequence MAEVLVLAELDPAGGGVRKTTLEALTAARALGEPSAVVLGAPGTAAGVKDTLAEYGAATVYVAESEDVDAYLVAPKAEVLAQLVSEKSPAAVVIPSSPEGKEIAARLAIKTGSGFLTDVTEIAADGTATQVAFAGATIVHSQVTVGTPIYTLRGNSVAPEPAPAAGAEQAVAVSVSDQAKQVRVVERVVEQKSNRPELTEASIVVSGGRGVASAENFSVIEGLADSLGAAVGASRAAVDSGFYPHSFQVGQTGKTVSPQLYVAVGISGAIQHRAGMQTSKTIVAINKDPEAPIFELADFGVIGDLNTVVPAATEQINARK, from the coding sequence ATGGCAGAGGTCCTGGTCCTGGCCGAGCTCGACCCGGCCGGCGGCGGAGTCCGCAAGACCACCCTGGAAGCCCTGACCGCGGCGCGTGCGCTCGGTGAGCCGTCGGCCGTCGTCCTCGGCGCGCCCGGCACGGCCGCCGGCGTGAAGGACACCCTCGCGGAGTACGGCGCCGCGACCGTCTACGTCGCCGAGTCCGAGGACGTCGACGCCTACCTGGTGGCCCCCAAGGCCGAGGTGCTGGCGCAGCTGGTGAGCGAGAAGTCGCCCGCCGCCGTCGTCATCCCCTCCTCGCCGGAGGGCAAGGAGATCGCCGCCCGCCTGGCCATCAAGACCGGCAGCGGCTTCCTCACCGACGTCACCGAGATCGCCGCCGACGGCACCGCGACCCAGGTCGCGTTCGCCGGGGCGACGATCGTGCACTCGCAGGTCACCGTCGGCACCCCGATCTACACCCTGCGCGGCAACTCGGTCGCCCCCGAGCCGGCCCCGGCCGCGGGCGCCGAGCAGGCCGTCGCCGTCTCGGTCAGCGACCAGGCCAAGCAGGTCCGGGTCGTCGAGCGGGTCGTCGAGCAGAAGAGCAACCGCCCCGAGCTGACCGAGGCCTCGATCGTCGTCTCCGGCGGTCGCGGCGTCGCCAGCGCCGAGAACTTCTCGGTCATCGAGGGCCTGGCCGACTCGCTCGGCGCCGCCGTGGGTGCCTCGCGCGCCGCGGTCGACTCCGGCTTCTACCCGCACAGCTTCCAGGTGGGGCAGACCGGCAAGACCGTCTCGCCGCAGCTGTACGTCGCCGTCGGCATCTCCGGCGCGATCCAGCACCGCGCCGGCATGCAGACCTCGAAGACGATCGTGGCCATCAACAAGGACCCCGAGGCGCCGATCTTCGAGCTGGCCGACTTCGGTGTCATCGGCGACCTGAACACGGTCGTCCCTGCTGCCACCGAGCAGATCAACGCCCGCAAGTAG